A region of the Arachis hypogaea cultivar Tifrunner chromosome 15, arahy.Tifrunner.gnm2.J5K5, whole genome shotgun sequence genome:
gataaatataaatacaaattatatattttttatatataaaatttttataaatataaatataaattattattaattaaatattaaaaaacaataataatatttattagtcaCATAAGATTGTTCATATTTAAATGACCTAGTTTTCTTATCCCAATATTCTAAAATATGTTCTCCTTCGTTAAGCTAGCATGTAGTGGTTAATAAATATTAGAGTAAAATACCTAGATAAATCAAATGCATCATAAAATTATTTGGATCATCCAAAATGAAAATTGATACCTATATCATTCAAAGTTTAAATTTATGTAAATCAAATTATGTTAATTCAAATTACAATTTGTAGCAGAAAATCGAATTAAGTAGAGTAGATTTAGTAAGTAACGTTGTATTTAGAGTAAATCGAAATAGGCTATTTTGATTTATGCAAGTATGGGATAAATTGAATTAAGTGAAATAGATTTAGCACATAGTTTTACGAACCCATAATATTTTGAATTAGGCTTGTTCAAATTAGCCAATAGTTTGTGTGCCCATAGTAAATTGAATTAGGTGGTTTCGATTTATCCTATACTAAATCTAACCAACCTAATTCGATTTACCCTTCAACAACGTTAACGCCTCTATATAAATCTAGCTTGCCTATTTCGATTTATATGTGCATTGTCTCTATATAATTCGAATTCACTTCATTCGAATTACAATTTACCACCCATACCCCACTAAATCCAGAGAAAGCGATACAGCCAACCTTGATGGGAGACGTCCCGGACCGAATCTATTGCTTGGATGAAATCGCACATATCGCTGGCAGTGTGCATGAGGaggttaataatataaaatatttattttggtgcccttttatttgtttattgtaagaaataaagaaactaTGTTTTAGTTTTGCTTAAATCAGTTATATCTAGTTTATTAGCATAATTAGAATGTGTAAACATGAAGTATTAGTTAGAGTTTTGATTTAAGGGTTGACATGTGTTAGAAGCTATTTATTAATACTATACTGTTTAGAAcatgaatattatatttgatagaATATGTAGATCTTAAACGCGGTAATAGTATTGATAGAATGATGGTAGTGTGTTAAAGTATACCAATAAAAAATAGATGTCAGAAAAGAGATTATGAGAGTTTAATACAAGTATGGTTAaggtaaaaatataataaaaaattcgtcttagataatttatttttggtaaaatttttggattgtaaaagtattttttttcatGCACACAGTCCCAACGCTGCATCTCGAGTATGAGGAGGCAGCACGATATGCTGTTAGACAAGAGGATCATGCCGTACGTCCAAATAGCGGGGCTGGCCCATCTCCCAAACACATCATCGACTATCGCTACAGTATCAACCCATTTTCCCTCACGAGTGCGGTCCAGATCAGCAGCGAAGGACGGGGAGGCCACCAAACCTGCATGAGTCTCAATTACGGGCAGAGATGAAGAGGCACCAATAAGCCTCAAACTCTACCAGGCGGTCGTGGCTGAAGGCAGAGGAATGCGGTTAATTAGAACCTCCTGTGCTAGAGATTACATCTACAAGCTTGGCCAACAGCTCACGGGTCCTCACCTCCGAAAATTGTTGACGACAATggaacaaaatttttaaattttcatcgcTGCCTATGATAAATGAATCATACTTCACATCATCCCGCAAAACCGAGATCGAACTTCTGTGGGTATTTTCCCCTCTAATAAGTAGTAATACattcttttataaataaagaaaaagtataggtagacaatgagaatactaattaaataatgtgaataatagatatatcagatgtttaatttaataagtatgcagatgattatgttcactatttttaattggatggttatttcttttgattcgatatactcatgcacagttaataatggctggatgttcaattcactaggtgtacaaatagttatcctaatattaagatttagaagATAATTTggaatagaatattttttttacgttattgggtcaattctaaaatctattaTTCACgttatttacaaaaattattatttacctAGTAAAATCGTAAGTAAAAATGTGCTTTCATCTTTTGCATATGGCAGATGAAGTTGCTTGTTATTACTCATCCAAACatatattaatttttgtataCAGTATAAAAGAGTTTTCATTTTTATAAAGATCAACCATTCTATCAAATTATTaggattatttttaaataatattttttattaagtaagACGTAATAcactatttattaattaaataaatcttaatttttatttattatatttatattaataatttaaatttaaaatttaaaatttaaaattcaaaaagcgTTTAGCTCTTAACtttttttcaagcatttggcATTCGCCATCAAATTAAAACTCCAAAAATGATATACACGTTAAGGATATCAcgtcataaaaaaaaaacaccaaaaagtTCTTCATATGATATATATAGAACACAAATTTATTAATAAGCACTTATGCTcaatttacataaatattaatatataaaagcacaattgaatatataataataaaaggaaaaatcTAGGGActaataatttttgtgttttgtggccagcacttaaccataaaaaaaaagtgagtgatctcttactattggatgtaatctcacaccattaaaaaaactattaatgactaattaatggttataaaacacaaaaattactggcCCCTAGAATTCCTCGTATTAGAATGTGAAATTCATTATTGAAAGTGTCCTGCCTTCTACTTCCTCCGCCATCAAAGAAACTAATAAGGATATTGAATAATAACATGACCATtttattaatccatcaaatttCCTATTGTCATCAcgtattaaaacaaaattaattctttttaagATTCTTTTACCTGCGTTGTAACAAAGTATCATTAATCGTTAAATAACTTTATATCTTTTCATAAGTCATTTAGATCATGAATTCATCATGATGAATAATTATCaggtttgatgatgatgattcatAGCGAAGTTACAAATCATTTACTCCTCAAAatagttatataaaaaaatttacactaTAATGTACATCGTAATTAAACTCTCCCTAAGTCTTAATAATTAaccgtaaaaaaataaaattgtttataAACTTTTACTGATGACACACCTATCTATGTTAGGGTTGTTACGAATACTTCAAACTAAAGTATATATAGTATAGTATATATCAAAAAGTCCAAagtctatataaaaaaaaaatcaaactaaaaaagcaaaagagagaaaagggagagGGAGGGGCATGTTACCAATATGCCATGGCGTGTAATAAAATATGCATAAGTGCGTGTTTGTGTTGATCTTATTCAATAGTGGAAAGCGTGTGTCACTTAGTCTAAACTCCAAACACACCCCAAAATAACAAAACTAACGtattttgattcatatttgttTAATTGTTTTACCCATTCCCCTTCCGTCCCCTTTGACGGTTACAAGTCTCCATTTTTTTCAACTCTTTATCTTCAATGGTCAATATTCAAAATATATCATATCATCTCACACACACACTAACTATTACAAATTAAGAGTTTAATTGATGAGTTTTATATTATCgtttaatcatatatatattcttttaaatgattatttatgtcgttaatatataaaatatttttttttacataataatatCTAATTGAATATgcattaaaatttaattcttaaattaaaactaaccaaaaaatatataaaaaatatccatTATGTGTCTTACTCTTCTTCAATTTGAATGCTTCTGGTTAGAATATTTCTTAATTCTTTTCTGTTCTTTTGGGTTATGGTCTAACCTTTGAACACACATTGTATGAAAGCAAAGACCCATGACTCTCAACTTATATAGCTaccaaaaaacacacacacatgagatacatgacatatatgatatatctacaggtgtatatatataaagagagagacagagagagaaacACCAACTATCCCAAATTGCAAGACCCATCAAAATATTCTTGCAAAGTTTCAAACTTTGATCATCAAATAGCACAGaaccaataaaaaaaacaaagaagcaCCATTGCTACTACTATTTCTAGCTTGATTTCTATTATCAAGTTGGTTGTGTTTGAACCCTTTGAGATGGTGCTAGGTTGGAGTAGAAGGAGGAAGAACAACAATCACAAGGCTAATGGAAAACCAAGCATGGAGCTAGTGATTCCAAACCATTTCAGGTGCCCAATTTCCTTAGACCTAATGAAAGATCCTGTGACATTATCAACCGGCATAACATACGACAGAGAAAGCGTTGAAAGATGGTTTGATGATGGGAATTTCAAGTGCCCTGTCACAAACCAGATTGTGAAGAACTTTGACATGATCCCAAACCATTCTCTGAGGATGATGATCCAAGATTGGTGTGTGGAGAATAGGCAGCATGGTGTTGAGAGGATCCCAACACCAAGGATCCCAATTAGCCCAACCGATGTCTCTGATCTTCTTCTGCAACTTAAGGAATCTTCACTGCGCTTGGAACAGTTTACTTGCCTTGAATTGATTCAGAAGATGGAGAGATGGGGTGCCGAGAGTGAAAGGAACAAGAGGATTATAGTTGATAATGGAGCACCAGCTGCATTGGCATCAGCATTTGATTCATTTGCAGGTAAATAAAATAAACCCTTTCATGCATTAATAGTAGCACTTCATTTTATATCTTTTCATGAGTTTAATTTTCATGCCAGTGTAAAATGTTTTATATAGTCGTGTAATCATATTTGTTGTTTCGGATGACCATTCACAtggtcaatataaaaaataatcatttttgcTTATGTGATATTATGTAATTGGATGCATGTGTAGAACTACTTtacgcatcaaaattaaattcatcttttTCAAGTTACATGACCAACTTGGATTCTTATTTGTGCAGGTGATTCGGTTGAGAGAAATGTGGGTGTTCTTGATGAGATCCTTTCAGCACTGAAATGGATGTTCCCACTTCAATTGGAGGCTCAGAAATCATTGGGGTCCATTGCATCATTGAGCTGTATGGTTTGGTTCTTGAAGCACCAAGACCTCCCTGGAAAAGAAAAATCCATTGTTGCATTGAAGGAGCTTCTCTCCTTTGGTGACAGTAATAATGTTGAGGCACTTTCAAAGATTGAAGGGGTCAACgaactcttggtggaattggtcAACAAGAGAATTAGTCAAACAATAACAAAGAACTCACTGAGGGTGATCTGGTACATGGTTTCATCATCAAAATCTGAAtgtggtgagaagatgaagatttCATTTGTGGAGTTGGGTTTTGTGAATACCCTTTTGGGAGTCCTAATTGATTCAGAAAAGAGCATTTGTGAGAAGGCTTTGGCAATCTTTGATTGTCTTTGTAGCAGTGAGAAAGGGAGAGAAAGTGCTCTTGGGAATGATCTAACTATTCCTGTTTTGGTGAAGAAGGTTCTGAGGATTTCTTCACTCAGCACTGATTACTCTGTGTCTGCAATATGGAAGATGTGCAAATTTGGAGAAAGAGGTGATGAAGAAGGGAAGGTTCTTGTTGAGGCTCTTCAAGTTGGTGCATTCCAGAAGCTTCTCTTGGTTTTGCAGGTTGGTTGTGGTGATTCCACAAAGGAAAAAGCCACTGAGCTTCTCAAGTTGATGAATCCTTATAGGGCTGAATTGGAATGCATTGACTCTGATTTCAAGAATCTTAAGAGATCCTTCTAACACTTTTCATACACAACAATACATAGAAAATTAGACAAATTTTATCTCAAAGATATCATTTGTTTCTGTCTATGTttgtcacattttttttaaaacaaaaataatttaccaAACATTAAGTATCTCTGAAACACCTCTTTgaaccaaaagtttgctttaggATTGCCATTGATTTTATGGATTAAATGCATGGATCTGTGTAGTTTGTATCATAGGATTCAAAGGATTATAGATAGGGAACATAGAGAAAGATTATTCTTTTTGTATATTGTAATAATTACGCTAAAATATTATATTAGTCTCCAATGTTTGAGCAAAGTCCTAATTTGGTTATTAAGTTTCTTTCAGTTTCGAAAAATTTTGAACGGGTTCAATGTTGTCTCACCGTTAAATTTGATATGAATAATTAACATATTGAAGagctaataatattttattttagaatataaCTAAATCAATCTATTAATGATCACTAATATAAGTTTTTTCTTTGATTCTAGAATATTGATGATTGATtgctagaatttaaaatttgtttacaAGCAAGAGATCGAAAAAAGAGATATTGCAAAAAGTTTTAGTTGTGTTTTtctaatacaaaacaaaaatctACTAATCTTCTAAATTCGGATCAATTGTCCCAGATCAAAAAATAAGTATTCGCTATTAATATGTCTGAGCTAAAATTAATTGAGGTGGATAAAAACGGTTGCCTAACTTACTAAAAAACTCTTTTATGCCTTAATAATCATGTTATTAACGTTTACATTATTTACTTTATTAATTCTTTGTGTTTAATTAtaggataatattaaatttatttaaaattttttatgataaaaataaaatatttttaaaatattaaaaactaaattaaaattatttaatttaaacgttaaaaattaaaatagtattttatctTCATAATTATCCGTAGTAAGATGAAGTTTGATATATATCAAAATGTGTTTGTGCGTGTACTTGAATATTCCCAAAGGAAGATTATCGAGTTTGAACTTTGAACCCCCAAAACAGGGCTCCTACTGTGGGGGTGAAAAAATGAGAATGCAGGCGTAAATATATTtggtaaagtttttattttttaaaaataatttataaaagttagtttttaaaaagtaattatttaaaaattataatattaatatttaataaattattttttaatggatTAGGTACGATTTTAGTCTTTAAAGTATATGTCGAAAATTTTTTatgtctctaattttttttttatacaaaatcgttcttaagatttgaaattaagttttaaaattatcatttttactcaaatcttaaaattttggaccaaattactcataaaaaaaaattatataaaaaaaaaagaaatatagtgTTTCTGTTCCtgaaaaggggaagaagaagagggtaagaaagaagaagaagaagttgttcATGATCCACTTCTGTCTCTGTTTCTGTCCCTACTTccgtacgattttggtccctaagataaggatgattttaaaactaagttaaaccttaaggacgattttatatgcaaaaaaagATTGGAAGCGAAAAAAATTTTCGACCTATACCTTAGGGATTAAAATCGTACTTAacataaactaaattaaaaacgacttttaataagtataagcaataataattttatttggtaaaataatttttaaaattttaaatattataataaatataaatataagaattaaatttaaaaactaattaacatatgatgttatattagactttttaatttcaataaatataATTGTACAAATTATCTTTAAAAAGATCTACTTTAGGCAAGCACGGACCCATGCTTATGAATGGGGGCACTTGCCCTCAGTgtcttttgatatttttaaaccaatatatatatgcctccattttaaattttaaatgacccaACTACAAATAAATTAAGCTCAATTATTAAAAGTCTAAGCCCATTTTTATCGTTTTATGATTTTGATTATTAGTTAACCTTATTAAATTTAGTCTTCTTCTGTTTTTAAATCTCAGCCGTCTAATATAACTATGCAAGCAATTCAGCAATTAATTTGAATGAAGAAAGTATGAGGGTAGTATAAAGGTTCAACAACTAGAGAAATGAACCAATTCACATGACAGATAACATAATTGAGAGGTAGAGTTGAGGAAAGGAGAGCTTCCTGCAGCagagaagaagggagaattgGTCAGAATGGCCAGAAGTAAGAATTAGCAAGAGAAGGGGAATTTCAGAAGGAGAGAGGGTCAGAGCTTATAAATTCCATGCCATTCCTTTGGTGCCTTTCTTCCTATATATTTGTTGTCATTCCAGGGGCGTTCATTGCTTCCATTTTGCTAGTTGAGTTGTTATGCCAGCTGTCCCATTTCTCTTTCCTTCTATCAACAGTCCCCCCGTTCAAATTGACCTTGCCCTCAAGGTCGAAGTTGGGATGCATCTGCTTCATATCTTCATAAACTTCCCAAGTGGCATCCTCCACAGGCAAAGCTTGCCACTTGATCAATACCTCTTCATGCCAGCGGTTATCCTTCTTGACCATACGGTGTCCTAAGACTAGTTGAGGTTGCAATTCGAGGCCCTGGCCATCCAGCAACAATGGTGAAGGAATGCTGGATTCTGGGGTCTGCCGGTACACTTCTTAAACAATGACACATGGAAGACTGGGTGGATTTTAGCAGTTGTCGGGAGCTGCAACTTGTATGCAACTTTTTCGATTTTTGCGGTTATTGGAAATGGGCCAAAATAGCGCATGCTAAGTTTTTTATTCCTGCGCAACGCCACCGATTGTTGTCGATACGGTTGGAGCTTCACATAAACCAAATCACCCACTTGAAACTCCAATTCGCTGCGCTTCTTATTAGCCTTCAGTTTCATGTGAGCTTGTGCTCATTGTAAATGGCTCCGAAGGGCTGTCAGCACATGGTCACGCTGCTGGAGGAGTTCTTGTACCGCTGGTAGGTCCGTGGCCTCAACATTGTAACGAATAATAGGAGGGAGATCTCTCCCGAATAGGGCCTTGTATGGAGATATACCTGTAGCTGAATGGACTGTGGTATTATAACTAAATGCCGCCCAAGGCAGTAAATTGCACCAAGCCTTCGGGTTCTGCTGAGTATAGCAGCGTAGATACATCTCGAGACATCTATTGAGGACCTCGGTCTAGCTATCAGTTTGCAGATGCCAGGCAGAGGCTTCGAGCCAAC
Encoded here:
- the LOC112750882 gene encoding U-box domain-containing protein 21 translates to MVLGWSRRRKNNNHKANGKPSMELVIPNHFRCPISLDLMKDPVTLSTGITYDRESVERWFDDGNFKCPVTNQIVKNFDMIPNHSLRMMIQDWCVENRQHGVERIPTPRIPISPTDVSDLLLQLKESSLRLEQFTCLELIQKMERWGAESERNKRIIVDNGAPAALASAFDSFAGDSVERNVGVLDEILSALKWMFPLQLEAQKSLGSIASLSCMVWFLKHQDLPGKEKSIVALKELLSFGDSNNVEALSKIEGVNELLVELVNKRISQTITKNSLRVIWYMVSSSKSECGEKMKISFVELGFVNTLLGVLIDSEKSICEKALAIFDCLCSSEKGRESALGNDLTIPVLVKKVLRISSLSTDYSVSAIWKMCKFGERGDEEGKVLVEALQVGAFQKLLLVLQVGCGDSTKEKATELLKLMNPYRAELECIDSDFKNLKRSF